A stretch of Pseudomonas sp. LRP2-20 DNA encodes these proteins:
- the ubiE gene encoding bifunctional demethylmenaquinone methyltransferase/2-methoxy-6-polyprenyl-1,4-benzoquinol methylase UbiE — protein sequence MNDQRKGDHAEPTTHFGYQDVPESQKAKKVAEVFHSVAAKYDLMNDVLSGGMHRLWKRFTIELSGVRAGNRVLDIAGGTGDLAAKFSRLVGPTGQVVLADINDSMLKVGRDRLLDRGVAGNIEFVQADAEKLPFPDNHFDCVTIAFGLRNVTHKDEAIRSMLRVLKPGGRLLILEFSKPTNKLMSKAYDAYSFAFMPLAGKLITNDADSYRYLAESIRMHPDQETLKSMMVEAGFDRVTYHNMTSGIVAVHRGIKP from the coding sequence ATGAACGACCAGCGCAAAGGCGACCACGCCGAACCCACCACCCATTTCGGCTACCAGGACGTCCCTGAAAGCCAGAAGGCGAAGAAAGTCGCCGAAGTGTTCCACTCGGTGGCCGCCAAGTACGACCTGATGAACGACGTGCTCTCCGGCGGCATGCACCGCCTGTGGAAGCGCTTTACCATCGAGCTGTCGGGCGTGCGCGCCGGCAACCGTGTGCTGGACATCGCCGGCGGCACCGGCGACCTGGCCGCCAAGTTCTCGCGCCTGGTCGGCCCGACGGGCCAGGTGGTACTGGCCGACATCAACGATTCGATGCTCAAGGTCGGCCGTGACCGCCTGCTCGACCGCGGCGTGGCCGGCAACATCGAGTTCGTCCAGGCCGATGCCGAAAAGCTGCCGTTCCCCGACAACCACTTCGACTGCGTGACCATTGCCTTCGGCCTGCGCAACGTCACCCACAAGGACGAAGCCATCCGCTCGATGCTGCGCGTGCTCAAGCCGGGCGGGCGCCTGTTGATCCTGGAGTTCTCCAAGCCGACCAACAAGCTGATGTCCAAGGCCTACGACGCCTACTCGTTCGCCTTCATGCCGCTGGCCGGCAAGCTGATCACCAACGACGCCGACAGCTACCGCTACCTCGCCGAGTCGATCCGCATGCACCCTGACCAGGAAACCCTCAAAAGCATGATGGTCGAGGCCGGTTTCGACCGCGTCACCTACCACAACATGACCAGCGGTATCGTTGCCGTGCACCGGGGAATCAAGCCCTGA
- the tatC gene encoding twin-arginine translocase subunit TatC — protein MSENPEHDQPMPLVSHLTELRTRLLRCVAVIFLIFAGLFSFAQQIYTLVSAPLRDHLPANATMIATDVASPFLTPFKLTMIVSLFLAIPFILQQIWGFIAPGLYRHEKRIAIPLLVSSILLFYAGMAFAYFLVFPLMFSFFAKATPEGVAMMTDIAAYLDFVMTLFFAFGVAFEIPVAVVLLVWIGVVDVKYLKKVRPYVIIGCFVVGMILTPPDIFSQTLLAVPMWLLFEIGVLCGSLIRKRSHADDEATNDHNDQPPATQP, from the coding sequence ATGAGCGAAAATCCGGAACACGACCAGCCAATGCCGCTGGTCTCGCACCTGACCGAACTGCGTACCCGCCTGCTGCGCTGCGTGGCGGTCATTTTCCTGATCTTTGCCGGGCTGTTCTCGTTCGCCCAGCAGATCTACACCCTGGTGTCGGCACCGCTGCGTGACCATTTGCCGGCCAACGCGACGATGATCGCCACCGACGTGGCCTCGCCGTTCCTGACGCCGTTCAAGCTGACCATGATCGTTTCGCTGTTCCTGGCGATCCCGTTCATTCTCCAGCAGATCTGGGGCTTCATCGCACCAGGCCTGTACCGCCATGAAAAGCGCATCGCCATTCCGTTGCTGGTGTCGAGCATCCTGCTGTTCTACGCCGGCATGGCCTTCGCCTATTTCCTGGTGTTCCCGCTGATGTTCAGCTTCTTCGCCAAAGCCACGCCCGAAGGCGTGGCGATGATGACCGACATCGCCGCCTACCTTGATTTCGTCATGACGCTGTTCTTCGCCTTCGGTGTCGCTTTCGAGATCCCGGTGGCCGTGGTGCTGCTGGTGTGGATCGGCGTGGTCGACGTGAAGTACCTGAAGAAGGTCCGCCCGTACGTGATCATCGGCTGCTTCGTGGTCGGCATGATCCTCACCCCGCCAGACATCTTCTCGCAGACGTTGCTCGCCGTGCCCATGTGGCTGCTGTTCGAGATCGGCGTGCTGTGCGGCAGCCTGATCCGCAAGCGCAGCCATGCCGACGACGAAGCCACCAACGATCATAACGACCAGCCGCCAGCGACCCAGCCGTGA
- a CDS encoding amino acid ABC transporter ATP-binding protein: MIEVRDLLKVFDTRGHVVRAVDNVTTQVAKGEVVVVLGPSGSGKSTFLRCLNGLEHFDEGHVAIDGLQLADPKTDINAYRREVGMVFQHFNLFPHMTVLENLCLAQKVVRKRNKAEREAKARALLEKVGISQKANEYPSRLSGGQQQRVAIARALAMDPKVMLFDEPTSALDPEMVGEVLDVMKTLAQEGMTMVCVTHEMGFAREVADRVLFFDHGKLLEDSAPAAFFAAPKDPRAQAFLRQVL; the protein is encoded by the coding sequence GTGATTGAAGTCCGTGATCTGCTGAAAGTCTTCGACACCCGTGGCCATGTGGTACGGGCTGTGGATAACGTCACCACGCAAGTCGCCAAGGGCGAAGTGGTGGTAGTGCTTGGGCCGTCGGGTTCGGGCAAGTCGACCTTCCTGCGCTGCCTCAATGGCCTGGAGCATTTCGACGAAGGCCATGTGGCCATCGACGGCCTGCAACTGGCTGACCCGAAGACCGACATCAACGCCTACCGCCGCGAAGTCGGCATGGTGTTCCAGCATTTCAACCTGTTCCCGCACATGACGGTGCTGGAGAACCTGTGCCTGGCGCAGAAAGTGGTGCGCAAGCGCAACAAGGCCGAGCGTGAAGCCAAGGCCCGGGCGTTGCTGGAAAAGGTGGGTATTTCGCAGAAGGCCAACGAATATCCATCGCGCCTCTCGGGCGGCCAGCAACAGCGGGTGGCAATCGCCCGCGCCCTGGCCATGGACCCGAAGGTGATGCTGTTCGACGAGCCGACCTCGGCGCTCGACCCGGAAATGGTCGGCGAGGTACTGGACGTGATGAAGACCCTGGCCCAGGAAGGCATGACCATGGTCTGCGTCACCCATGAAATGGGCTTTGCCCGCGAAGTGGCGGATCGTGTGCTGTTCTTCGATCACGGCAAGCTGCTTGAAGACTCGGCACCGGCCGCGTTCTTCGCCGCGCCCAAGGATCCTAGGGCACAGGCCTTCCTGCGCCAGGTGCTGTAA
- a CDS encoding SCP2 domain-containing protein encodes MLLAGLLASVEHGLNRVLRMDSTALPRLAALEGKVIEIDCRQPALQVFILPDEEGLMLAAHWAGEVDCSLRAPAGSLVQLAVTRDKTAVLHSPQVELHGDSAVLLDLFGVLQDLELDWEHELQRWLGPVATAMLAGHIRLRARWTRQGLARFSQNLSEYLAEESRTLVGQREAEAAFSELDTLKLDIERLEARLLRLSRSLDTSDNA; translated from the coding sequence ATGCTGCTGGCCGGGCTGCTCGCCAGTGTCGAACATGGCCTGAACCGCGTCCTGCGCATGGACAGCACGGCGCTGCCGCGGCTGGCCGCGCTGGAAGGCAAGGTCATCGAGATCGACTGCCGCCAACCGGCCTTGCAGGTGTTCATCCTGCCCGATGAAGAAGGCCTGATGCTCGCCGCCCATTGGGCGGGTGAGGTCGACTGCAGCCTGCGCGCTCCGGCTGGCAGCCTGGTGCAACTGGCCGTGACCCGGGACAAGACCGCCGTGTTGCACAGCCCGCAGGTCGAGCTGCATGGCGACAGCGCCGTGCTGCTGGACCTGTTCGGCGTGCTGCAGGACCTGGAACTGGACTGGGAACACGAGCTGCAGCGCTGGCTCGGCCCGGTCGCCACGGCGATGCTCGCCGGCCATATCCGCCTGCGAGCACGCTGGACACGTCAGGGCCTGGCACGTTTCAGCCAGAACCTGTCCGAGTACCTGGCCGAGGAATCACGCACCCTGGTGGGCCAGCGCGAAGCCGAAGCCGCTTTCAGCGAGCTCGACACCCTCAAGCTCGATATCGAACGCCTCGAGGCGCGCCTGCTGCGCCTCTCCCGATCCCTTGATACCAGCGATAACGCATGA
- a CDS encoding amino acid ABC transporter permease codes for MIKHKKAQWPWHGLTALVLVGLAFSLYMATSMISYEWRWNRVPQYFAYKAEEVQRAAGYGTVQEIVVSGDTARVTLKDENGEEQVLDVAKDSLQLSRGDDVAEGDQIGVTRHWAAGPLAWGLWTTLWISVVSGALGLVIGLFAGLCRLSNNPTLRDLSTVYVELVRGTPLLVQIFIFYFFIGTVLNLSREFAGVAALALFTGAYVAEIVRAGVQSIAKGQNEAARSLGLNAGQSMRHVILPQGFKRVLPPLAGQFISLVKDTSLVSVIAITELTKSGREAITTSFSTFEIWFCVAGLYLLINLPLSHIASRLERRLAQSD; via the coding sequence GTGATCAAACACAAGAAAGCCCAGTGGCCCTGGCACGGGTTGACCGCCCTGGTCCTGGTGGGCCTGGCGTTCAGCCTGTACATGGCCACCTCGATGATTTCCTACGAGTGGCGCTGGAACCGCGTACCGCAGTACTTCGCCTACAAGGCCGAGGAAGTACAGCGCGCCGCCGGTTACGGTACCGTGCAGGAAATCGTCGTTTCCGGTGACACCGCGCGTGTCACGCTCAAGGACGAAAACGGCGAAGAGCAAGTGCTCGACGTGGCCAAGGACAGCCTGCAACTGAGCCGCGGCGACGATGTTGCCGAAGGTGACCAGATTGGTGTGACCCGTCACTGGGCAGCTGGACCGCTGGCCTGGGGCCTGTGGACCACCTTGTGGATCTCGGTGGTGTCCGGTGCGCTGGGCCTGGTGATCGGCCTGTTCGCTGGCCTGTGCCGGTTGTCGAACAACCCCACCCTGCGCGACCTGTCGACCGTTTATGTCGAGCTGGTGCGCGGTACGCCGCTGCTGGTGCAGATCTTCATCTTCTACTTCTTCATTGGCACCGTGCTCAACCTGTCCCGCGAGTTTGCCGGTGTGGCGGCGCTGGCACTGTTCACTGGCGCCTATGTTGCCGAAATCGTCCGAGCCGGCGTGCAATCCATCGCCAAGGGGCAGAACGAGGCTGCGCGCTCGCTGGGCCTGAACGCCGGCCAGTCGATGCGCCACGTGATCCTGCCGCAGGGGTTCAAACGCGTGCTGCCACCGTTGGCCGGGCAGTTCATCAGCCTGGTCAAGGACACCTCGCTGGTGTCGGTGATCGCTATTACCGAATTGACCAAGAGCGGCCGCGAGGCCATCACCACGTCGTTCTCGACCTTCGAGATCTGGTTCTGCGTGGCAGGCCTGTACCTGCTGATCAACCTGCCGCTGTCGCACATCGCCAGCCGGCTCGAGCGGAGGCTTGCACAAAGTGATTGA
- the hisI gene encoding phosphoribosyl-AMP cyclohydrolase, giving the protein MKDWLDEIKWNSDGLVPAIAQDHKTGRVLMMAWMNRESLALTAAEQRAIYWSRSRGKLWRKGEESGHVQKLHEMRLDCDADVIILMVEQLGHIACHTGRESCFYRVYEDGQWKTVDPVLKDPDAIYSAGH; this is encoded by the coding sequence ATGAAAGACTGGCTGGACGAGATCAAGTGGAACAGCGACGGCCTGGTACCGGCGATCGCCCAGGACCACAAGACCGGACGCGTGCTGATGATGGCCTGGATGAACCGCGAATCGCTGGCGCTGACCGCCGCCGAGCAACGTGCCATCTACTGGTCGCGTTCCCGTGGCAAGCTGTGGCGCAAGGGCGAAGAGTCCGGCCATGTGCAGAAGCTGCATGAAATGCGCCTGGACTGCGATGCCGATGTGATCATCCTGATGGTAGAGCAACTGGGCCATATCGCTTGCCATACTGGCCGTGAAAGCTGCTTCTACCGCGTCTACGAAGACGGCCAGTGGAAAACCGTCGACCCGGTTCTGAAAGACCCGGATGCCATCTACAGCGCAGGACACTGA
- a CDS encoding phosphoribosyl-ATP diphosphatase yields MSDTLNRLAEVLEERKQAAPDSSYVASLYHKGLNKILEKLGEESVETIIAAKDAAVSKDYSDVIYETADLWFHSLVMLSALGQHPQAVLDELERRFGLSGHDEKAARQPSA; encoded by the coding sequence ATGAGCGACACCCTCAACCGCCTGGCCGAAGTGCTCGAAGAGCGCAAACAAGCGGCTCCCGACAGCTCCTACGTGGCCAGCCTGTACCACAAGGGCCTGAACAAGATCCTCGAAAAGCTCGGCGAAGAGTCTGTCGAGACCATCATTGCGGCCAAAGACGCCGCCGTGAGCAAGGATTACAGCGATGTCATCTATGAAACCGCAGACCTGTGGTTCCATAGCCTGGTCATGCTCAGCGCGCTGGGCCAGCATCCACAAGCCGTGCTCGATGAACTGGAGCGCCGTTTCGGGCTGTCCGGGCACGATGAAAAGGCCGCGCGTCAGCCCTCGGCCTGA
- a CDS encoding twin-arginine translocase TatA/TatE family subunit: MGIFDWKHWIVLLIVVVLVFGTKKLKNFGSDLGESIKGFRKAMSEEENKPAEQTPPPAQPVPPVQNTVQPQQGHTIEGQAQPVQEPQRKD; this comes from the coding sequence ATGGGTATTTTTGACTGGAAACACTGGATCGTCCTGCTGATCGTCGTCGTCCTTGTGTTCGGCACCAAGAAGCTGAAGAACTTCGGCAGCGACCTGGGCGAATCGATCAAGGGCTTCCGCAAGGCCATGAGCGAAGAAGAGAACAAACCGGCCGAGCAGACCCCGCCACCGGCCCAGCCTGTGCCGCCAGTGCAGAATACTGTGCAGCCGCAGCAAGGCCACACCATCGAGGGCCAGGCCCAGCCGGTCCAAGAGCCGCAGCGGAAAGACTGA
- a CDS encoding methyl-accepting chemotaxis protein, producing the protein MQRMTQGLRELIGGIGDGVTQIASAAEELSAVTEQTSAGVNNQKVETDQVATAMNEMAATVHEVARNAEQASEAAAMADQQAREGDRVVGEAVVQIERLASEVVNSSEAMNQLKAESDKIGSVLDVIKSVAQQTNLLALNAAIEAARAGEAGRGFAVVADEVRSLAQRTQQSTEEIEELIAGLQSGTQRVASVMDASRQLTDSSVELTRRAGNSLETITHTVSSIQAMNQQIATAAEQQSATAEEINRSVMNVRDISDQTSAASEETASSSVELARLGTHLQGLVGRFRL; encoded by the coding sequence ATGCAGCGCATGACCCAGGGCTTGCGCGAGCTGATCGGGGGTATCGGCGATGGCGTGACACAGATCGCCAGCGCCGCCGAAGAGCTGTCGGCGGTCACCGAGCAGACCAGCGCCGGGGTCAACAATCAAAAGGTCGAGACTGACCAGGTGGCAACCGCGATGAACGAGATGGCCGCCACCGTGCATGAAGTGGCGCGCAATGCCGAACAGGCCTCGGAAGCCGCAGCCATGGCTGACCAGCAGGCGCGCGAGGGCGATCGCGTGGTAGGCGAAGCGGTCGTGCAGATCGAGCGCCTGGCCAGCGAGGTGGTCAATTCCAGCGAAGCGATGAACCAGCTCAAGGCCGAAAGCGACAAGATCGGCAGCGTGCTCGACGTGATCAAGTCGGTGGCCCAACAGACCAACCTGCTGGCGCTCAATGCCGCCATCGAAGCGGCGCGTGCCGGTGAGGCCGGCCGTGGCTTCGCGGTGGTCGCCGACGAAGTGCGCAGCCTGGCCCAGCGCACGCAGCAATCCACCGAAGAAATCGAAGAGCTGATCGCCGGCCTGCAAAGCGGTACCCAGCGCGTGGCCAGCGTGATGGACGCCAGCCGTCAGCTGACCGACAGCAGCGTCGAACTGACCCGCCGCGCCGGCAACTCGCTGGAGACCATCACCCACACGGTGTCGTCGATCCAGGCCATGAACCAGCAGATCGCCACGGCCGCCGAGCAACAGAGTGCCACGGCTGAAGAGATCAATCGCAGCGTGATGAATGTGCGCGATATCTCCGACCAGACATCGGCGGCGAGCGAGGAGACCGCCAGTTCCAGTGTCGAACTGGCTCGCCTGGGCACCCACCTGCAAGGGTTGGTTGGACGGTTCCGGCTCTGA
- the tatB gene encoding Sec-independent protein translocase protein TatB gives MFGISFSELLLVGLVALLVLGPERLPGAARTAGLWIGRLKRSFNAIKMEVEREIGADDIRRQLHNEHILQMEEEAKRILNPQIPPAPSPTATQPAAAPTATPVAPVTPTATPTPPEQPQPPRAP, from the coding sequence ATGTTCGGCATCAGCTTCAGCGAGCTGCTGCTCGTCGGCCTGGTCGCCCTGCTGGTGCTCGGCCCCGAGCGCCTGCCGGGTGCCGCGCGTACTGCGGGGCTGTGGATCGGGCGGCTGAAACGCAGCTTCAACGCGATCAAGATGGAGGTCGAGCGCGAAATCGGCGCCGACGACATCCGTCGCCAGTTGCATAACGAGCACATCCTGCAGATGGAAGAGGAAGCCAAGCGTATCCTCAACCCGCAGATACCGCCTGCACCGTCGCCAACCGCCACCCAGCCTGCCGCAGCACCAACGGCAACACCGGTCGCGCCGGTAACGCCGACGGCCACGCCGACACCGCCCGAACAGCCTCAACCGCCGCGAGCCCCATGA
- a CDS encoding 16S rRNA (uracil(1498)-N(3))-methyltransferase encodes MNLLLLEEADFVSADRVVLADRRFTHMQDIHRVAVGDTLRVGRINGLMGKATVLRLETHEAELEVAFDQQPPAKLPLTLVLAVPRPKMLRRLFQTVATLGVPRLILINSYKVEKSFWQTPFLNPETIRENLILGLEQARDTVLPEVIIEKRFKPFVEDRLPAIADGTLGLVGHPGPYPACPRAVEGPVTLAIGPEGGWIPYEVDLLGKAGLAPVQLGERILRVETAVTALLSRIF; translated from the coding sequence GTGAACCTGTTACTCCTTGAAGAGGCCGACTTCGTCTCGGCCGATCGCGTCGTCCTCGCTGATCGGCGCTTCACCCACATGCAGGACATCCACCGTGTCGCCGTGGGCGATACGCTGCGCGTGGGCCGCATCAACGGCCTGATGGGCAAGGCCACGGTGCTGCGCCTGGAAACCCACGAAGCCGAGCTGGAGGTCGCCTTCGATCAACAGCCACCGGCCAAGCTGCCGCTGACCCTGGTGTTGGCCGTGCCGCGACCGAAGATGCTGCGCCGGCTGTTCCAGACCGTGGCGACCTTGGGTGTGCCGCGGCTGATCCTGATCAACAGCTACAAGGTCGAGAAAAGCTTCTGGCAAACGCCCTTTCTCAACCCTGAAACCATTCGCGAGAACCTGATTCTCGGCCTGGAACAGGCCCGTGACACGGTGCTGCCCGAGGTGATCATCGAGAAGCGCTTCAAACCCTTCGTCGAAGACCGCCTGCCTGCCATCGCCGACGGCACCCTCGGCCTGGTCGGCCACCCCGGCCCCTACCCGGCCTGCCCACGCGCCGTCGAGGGGCCAGTCACCCTGGCGATCGGGCCTGAAGGTGGCTGGATTCCCTACGAGGTGGACTTGCTGGGCAAGGCTGGCCTGGCGCCCGTGCAGCTGGGTGAGCGCATTCTGCGTGTGGAAACGGCTGTAACTGCCTTGCTCTCAAGGATTTTCTGA
- a CDS encoding transporter substrate-binding domain-containing protein: MKKYLSRLLVGVTALVAVTAAQAGAIDDAVKRGTLRVGMDPTYMPFQMTNKRGEIIGFEVDILKAMAKSMGVKFEAVSTAYDGIIPALLTDKFDMIGSGMTLTQERNLRLNFSEPFIVVGQTLLIRKELAGEIKSYKDLNNEKYRLTSKLGTTGEMVSKKLIGKAKYHGYDNEQEAVMDVVNGKADAFVYDAPYNVVAVEKAGAGKLLFLEEPFTYEPLAFGLKKGDYDSINFINNFLHQIKHDGTYDRIHDKWFKNKDWLKEME, from the coding sequence ATCAAGAAATACCTTTCGCGGCTGCTGGTCGGTGTCACCGCCCTGGTCGCCGTAACGGCGGCCCAGGCCGGCGCCATCGATGATGCGGTCAAGCGCGGCACCCTGCGGGTGGGCATGGACCCAACCTACATGCCGTTCCAGATGACCAACAAGCGCGGCGAGATCATCGGCTTCGAAGTCGATATCCTCAAAGCCATGGCCAAATCCATGGGCGTCAAGTTCGAGGCAGTTTCCACCGCCTACGACGGCATCATCCCGGCCCTGCTGACCGACAAGTTCGACATGATCGGCAGCGGCATGACCCTGACCCAGGAACGCAACCTGCGCCTGAACTTCAGCGAACCTTTCATCGTGGTTGGCCAGACTCTGCTGATCCGCAAGGAGCTGGCTGGCGAGATCAAGTCGTACAAGGACCTGAACAACGAGAAGTACCGCCTTACCTCCAAGCTCGGTACCACCGGCGAGATGGTGTCCAAGAAGCTGATCGGCAAAGCCAAGTACCACGGCTACGACAACGAGCAGGAAGCGGTGATGGACGTGGTCAACGGCAAGGCTGACGCCTTCGTCTACGACGCGCCGTACAACGTGGTGGCGGTCGAGAAGGCCGGCGCTGGCAAGCTGCTGTTCCTCGAAGAACCCTTCACCTACGAGCCGCTGGCCTTCGGCCTGAAGAAAGGCGACTACGACAGCATCAACTTCATCAACAACTTCCTGCACCAGATCAAGCATGACGGGACCTACGATCGTATTCACGACAAGTGGTTCAAGAACAAGGACTGGCTGAAGGAAATGGAATAA
- the ubiB gene encoding ubiquinone biosynthesis regulatory protein kinase UbiB translates to MKLLAVRRLFRIQRVVIRYRLDDLLFDQPLLPWWLASLRLLMPWRWLPRKPSELSRGARLRLALQDLGPIFIKFGQLLSTRRDLLPTDIADELMLLQDRVPPFDPKKAVALIEDQLGAKVGEVFSRFDVEPLASASVAQVHAARLKSGEEVVVKVVRPGLKPVIAQDLAWLFLIAKAAERASADARRLHPVEIVGDYEKTIYDELDLLREAANASQLRRNFEGSELMYVPQVYWDLCRPKVLVMERIYGVPVTDMATLADQRTDMKMLAERGVEVFFTQVFRDSFFHADMHPGNIFVSTVKPWSPQYIAIDCGIVGSLTAEDQDYLARNLIAFFKRDYRRVAQLHIDSGWVPAHTKVNEFEAAIRTVCEPIFEKPLKDISFGQVLMRLFQTARRFNMEVQPQLVLLQKTLLNIEGLGRQLYPDLDLWSTAKPYLERWMRERMSPKAVFGNIHGQVEQLPHLAGMARDLLERLSQPHLEDPQLPERRRQGDRWALRLLGAGLLGGGAVLATGAAEAASLAAPGAWPAWLMLAAGLYLIVRQ, encoded by the coding sequence ATGAAGCTGCTCGCCGTCCGCCGTCTTTTTCGCATCCAGCGTGTGGTGATCCGCTACCGTCTCGATGACCTGCTGTTCGATCAGCCCCTGCTGCCCTGGTGGCTGGCCAGCCTGCGCCTGCTGATGCCATGGCGCTGGCTGCCACGCAAACCCTCCGAGCTCAGCCGTGGTGCACGCCTGCGCCTGGCGCTGCAGGACCTGGGGCCGATCTTCATCAAGTTCGGCCAGTTGCTGTCCACGCGCCGCGACCTGCTGCCCACCGACATCGCCGACGAGCTGATGCTGCTGCAGGACCGCGTACCGCCATTCGACCCGAAAAAAGCCGTGGCGTTGATCGAAGATCAGCTCGGTGCCAAGGTCGGCGAAGTGTTCAGCCGCTTCGACGTCGAGCCGCTGGCCTCTGCCTCGGTAGCCCAGGTGCATGCCGCCCGTCTCAAGAGTGGCGAAGAGGTGGTGGTCAAGGTGGTTCGCCCGGGCCTGAAGCCAGTGATCGCCCAGGACCTGGCCTGGCTGTTCCTGATCGCCAAGGCCGCCGAACGCGCCTCGGCCGATGCCCGCCGCCTGCACCCGGTGGAAATCGTCGGCGACTACGAAAAGACCATCTACGACGAACTCGACCTGCTGCGCGAGGCGGCCAACGCCAGCCAGCTGCGGCGCAACTTCGAAGGCTCCGAGCTGATGTACGTGCCCCAGGTGTACTGGGACCTGTGCCGCCCCAAGGTGCTGGTGATGGAGCGCATCTACGGCGTGCCAGTGACCGACATGGCGACCCTGGCCGACCAGCGCACCGACATGAAGATGCTGGCCGAGCGCGGCGTGGAAGTGTTCTTCACCCAGGTGTTCCGCGACAGCTTCTTCCATGCCGACATGCACCCGGGCAACATCTTCGTCAGCACGGTCAAACCGTGGAGCCCGCAGTACATCGCCATCGACTGCGGCATCGTCGGCAGCCTCACCGCCGAGGACCAGGACTACCTGGCGCGCAACCTGATCGCCTTCTTCAAGCGCGACTACCGCCGCGTTGCCCAGCTGCACATCGACTCGGGCTGGGTGCCGGCGCACACCAAGGTCAACGAGTTCGAAGCGGCAATCCGCACGGTGTGCGAGCCGATCTTCGAAAAACCGTTGAAGGATATTTCCTTTGGCCAGGTGCTGATGCGCCTGTTCCAGACCGCACGGCGCTTCAACATGGAAGTCCAGCCGCAACTGGTGCTGCTGCAGAAGACCCTGCTCAACATCGAAGGCCTGGGCCGCCAGCTGTACCCGGACCTGGACCTGTGGAGCACCGCCAAGCCGTACCTGGAACGCTGGATGCGCGAGCGCATGAGCCCCAAGGCCGTGTTCGGCAACATTCATGGCCAGGTCGAGCAGCTGCCGCACCTGGCCGGCATGGCCCGCGACCTGCTCGAGCGCCTGTCGCAGCCGCACCTGGAAGACCCACAACTGCCGGAACGCCGTCGCCAGGGCGACCGCTGGGCGCTGCGCCTGCTCGGCGCCGGCCTGCTTGGCGGCGGTGCGGTGCTGGCCACTGGTGCCGCCGAGGCCGCCAGCCTGGCCGCGCCTGGGGCCTGGCCGGCGTGGCTGATGCTGGCCGCCGGCCTTTACCTGATCGTGCGCCAATAG
- a CDS encoding methyl-accepting chemotaxis protein produces MGQLQTRMGEMTVSLRELIGGIDHGVGQLSQAASQLAASSEDTKLRINQQREETDQVATAMNQMSATVQEVAQNAEQASLAATNADQQAQLGDQVVAEAIGRIEQLARQMDHCLAAMQHLAGESLRISSILDVIKSVSEQTNLLALNAAIEAARAGEAGRGFAVVADEVRGLAQRTQQSTEEIEQLIGSLHSGTDEVTRLLDDSKRLTEQSVELSRRAGHALAQITDTVSSIQGMNQQIATASEQQSVVAEQINRSVISVRDVSEQTSAASEQTATSSGELEQLGQQLRGMVGRFSL; encoded by the coding sequence ATGGGGCAGTTGCAGACCCGCATGGGCGAAATGACCGTGAGCCTGCGTGAGCTGATCGGCGGCATCGACCACGGTGTCGGCCAGCTGTCACAGGCCGCATCGCAGCTGGCAGCCAGCAGTGAGGACACCAAGCTGCGCATCAACCAGCAGCGCGAGGAGACCGACCAGGTGGCCACCGCGATGAACCAGATGAGCGCCACGGTACAAGAGGTTGCACAGAATGCTGAACAAGCCTCGCTGGCAGCCACCAACGCCGACCAGCAGGCGCAACTGGGTGATCAAGTGGTGGCCGAAGCCATCGGCCGCATCGAACAGCTGGCACGGCAGATGGACCATTGCCTGGCCGCCATGCAGCACCTGGCCGGCGAAAGCCTGCGCATCAGCAGCATTCTCGATGTCATCAAATCAGTGTCGGAGCAGACCAACCTGCTGGCCCTCAACGCGGCGATCGAAGCCGCCAGGGCAGGTGAAGCGGGCCGTGGTTTTGCCGTGGTGGCCGATGAGGTGCGCGGGCTGGCGCAGCGCACCCAGCAGTCCACCGAAGAAATCGAGCAGCTGATCGGCAGCCTGCACAGCGGTACCGACGAGGTCACCCGCCTGCTCGACGACAGCAAGCGGCTGACCGAGCAGAGCGTTGAGCTGAGCCGCAGGGCCGGGCATGCCTTGGCGCAGATCACCGACACGGTATCGAGCATTCAGGGGATGAACCAACAGATTGCCACGGCCAGCGAGCAACAGAGCGTGGTGGCCGAGCAGATCAACCGTAGCGTGATCAGTGTGCGGGATGTGTCCGAACAGACCAGTGCGGCCAGTGAGCAGACGGCGACTTCCAGTGGCGAGCTGGAACAGTTGGGGCAGCAGTTGCGGGGAATGGTGGGGCGGTTCAGCCTTTGA